From Anaerococcus urinomassiliensis:
AAATTTGGTTTTTACTTTCTTCCAGCTTTTCCATGCACACATTCTTATTCTTCTTCTTAACCATTCGTCTAGTTTTTGAAGATGGCTTCTCATATTTGCTAGTTTGAAATATTGAATCCATCCTCTTATGATTTGGTTGATTTTTATTCTTCTTTGCTTATAGCCTAGTGCATTACTTCTGTTTGTTACTTCTTTTAGTTTTGCCTTTAGTTTCTTTAGGCTTTCTTTGTGTACTTTTAGTTGGGTTCCGTTGTTATGGTAAAATCCATACCCTAGATATTTTGTTTGGCTTAATTTTCTTATTGAGGTCTTTTCCTCATTTACTTTAAGTTTTAATTTTCCTTCTAACAGCTTTTTGACTCTTTTGTAGTATCTTTCGGCTGCTTTTCTATTTCTTGCAAATATTAGCATGTCGTCTGCATATCTTACAAATTTGTATCCCCATTTTCCAAATTCTTGGTCAGCTTCGTTTAGGTAGATGTTTGCTAGTAATGGACTTAAGGGTCCACCTTGTGCTACTCCTTTGTCTGATTTTACTTTTATTCCATCTATCATTATTCCTGATTTTAGATATTTGTGTATTAGGGATATTACGTCTCCATCTTTTATTTCTTCTGATAGGATTTGTATGAGTTTGGATTGGTTTACTGTTTCGAAGTATTTTTCTAGGTCTAAGTCTACTACCCAGGTGTTTCCTTCTTCTGCTATTTCTTTTATCCTTTTTAGGGCATCATGCGCGCTTCTATTTGGTCTAAATCCATAGCTGTTTTCTGAGAATTTCTTTTCATAGATTGGGCTTAATTTTTGTGCTATTGCTTGTTGTATTACCCTATCTGTTGTTGTGGGTATGCCTAGATTTCGTTTCTTTCCATTTGATTTTGGTATTTGTACCCTTTTTACTGGTTTGGGTTTGTATTTCCTTGCTCTTATTTGTCCTAGTATTTTCTCTTTGTTTTCTTTTAGATATTCTAGAAGTTCTTCTGTTGTTATTACATCTATTCCTGCTGTACCTTTTTTTGATTTTACTTTTTTAAAGGCTTCGTTTAGGTTGTTTCGATGGAGTATTTTTCCTATTAGTTCATTTTTGGTATTTTCTTTTGAGTTAATCTTTTCATGACTGTGTCCAGCTAATTTATTTTCACTTGCCGAGCTATCTTTGATTAGTCTGGTTGATTTTCTACAGTCTTTGTCATGATTAGTTTCTTTCATAAATTTATACTTCCTGTAGTTCTGTCCTTCCTAGTTTTTACTAGTACTATGACTTCTGCTGACTTCTCACTATTCGTTGTTACTACTGTTTCGCTAGTGAGACCTCCTCGGGTAAGGGCATGTTCTTTCCTCTCATATATCTGCCACATTTACATTTACGTATTCCGTGTAGTTATTGGACTTTGGCTTGTAATGCAGTCTTATCCTACGTACCTGCCTTATGTAGTTTCTGTTCGTCAGACCAAGAGTTTGCCTAGGGCTTCCTTCAGATTCCACCTCACGATGGACACCCTTGCCTTTGACTATGTGTTTCCCACTACCGGGCACACTTAGGACTTTCACCTGTTAGAATATGATCATGCCGAGCGCACATATAGCAAAAAGGCGGGATATTTATCCCACCTTTTTTTTATCTAAAATTTGACCTATAAATAATATATAAATTTACTAACTAACATGCTTTATTATTTTACACATCAAAAAACCAGGAGAATTTTCCCCTGGTTTTTTATAATTAAAGGCTAAATTGTTTTTTGATATTTTCAAGAACAACATCACCAATATCATCTTGAGAATCATGGGTAGATCCACCGATGTGTGGAGTGATGTAAAATCTATCACATTCAAATAATTTGCTTTCTACATGAGTATCTGTAGAATCAAGACCACCTGCACCTAGTTCATTAGATATAGTATCGAAGTTTGCTCCACCGATTACCTTATTTTGTAGGGCATCATATAGGTCATCCTCGTTTACTATTCCACCTCTTGCTGCATTGATGATGATTGCATCATCTTTCATTTTTTCTAATTGTTCTTTAGCAATCATATCTTTTGTATCAGGTGTTAGAGGGATGTGTAGGGTAATTACGTCAGCTTTTTCAAATATTTCATCAAGGTCTGTTAGTTTTGTGTAATCTTCTTTGATATCAGCTTCTGTTAAGAATGGGTCGCTAGCTAGGACATCCATGTGGAATACATTAGCAATCTCGCCAACTCTTCTACCTATAGCACCATATCCTATGATACCAATAGTTTTATTTCTTAGCTCTCTACCAATCCATCTGTATTTGTTCCAAATTCCATCAACCTTGATTTCATTTTGAGCTTGTACAGTATTTCTATATAAGTCTAAGATTTTTGCAATTACAAGTTCAGCTACAGCATTGGCATTTAGACCTGGAGAGTTGTATATTTCTATGCCTTTTTCCTTAGCATATTCTTTGTCTATATGATTAGTTCCTGTTGAACCTACAAATATAGCTTTAAGGTTTTCTCCCTTATCCATTATATCTTTGTCTATGAATGGGTCTACCCTCATTATTAGCATATCGTAAGCTGGAATAAGTTCCATAAGTTTTTCTTTGCTAGGTAGCATTTCTTTATCAAATTCTATTCCTAGCTCTTCTAGTCCCTTGTCAATTTTATCTGACATGTAATCAATTATTAAGGCTTTCATTTCCTTCAATCTCTCCTTTGTTTTTCGTGTAATGTGATAACATTTTCAACTACTATTATAACACATGCTAACTTTTTATCAAGCATTGTTTTATTCTTATTTTCTCATACTTCTACTTCTATTTTATTTATATATTTTTTTGTAGAGGTCTTCCCTTCTATCTGCTAGAATTTTAAAGGTTTCCTTGTATTCTTTAGCTGTGCTTAAATCAAGCTTTGCAGTCTTTATCGGTCCTGGTTTATTTGGATCAATTATATAATTTGCCATGGGTCCAACTATCTGAGAATGTCCACCATAATGGCCCTCATAGGCCCTGCCAGTAGAGTTAACCCCTACTACAAACATCTGATTTTCTATAGCCCTAGCCCTTAAGAGGCTATCATAATTTATAATCCAATCTTCATGCCAGCAAGCAGGATTAAATAAAACTTCAACATCATCTAGGGCATAGGAAGTAACCCATGGGGCAAACTCTATGTCATAGCATATTAAAAGTCCACATTTGACTCCATCTATTTCAAATATTAGCCTAGAGTCTCCAGGTGTAATAAAATCCTTTTCTCCAGATGCCTTATAAAGGTGGGCTTTATCATAACTACCTATTACTTTACCATCTCTATCAAAGACATAGGAGGTATTATAGACCTTGCCACATCTATTATCTAAGATAGACCCTCCAATTATGTAGGATCTCAGTTCTTTGGCAAGGGTTGATAAGATTTCTTTGGTTTTTTGCCCTTGCTTATCTGCTATTTTGATAGCAAGCGGATCAATTTCTCCTGTATTAAAGATTTCTGGCAAGACAATAACATCAGGATTTTGATCCCCAGATTTTTTTATTAAATCTTCTATTAACTTATAATTATAGGTATCATCTAACCTCTTTAGGGCTGGTTCTATCAAAGATATCTTCATTAATCCTCTCCCCTGAAAAAATAAAGGACTCAACTAGGAGTCCCCATTTTTGTTTTATATATTTATTAATTAAGCTCAGCTTTTATCTTATCAAAAGTATCATAATAAGCACGAGCTAAGTCATTTGCTTCTTTAGGGCTTACTTCTGTAAATATTACCTTATCCTTATAGTTTAGCTTACCTAATTTATGAAGGTCAGCTGTAATTATGGTTCCTACTTTGGTATATCCACCTGTTGTCTGTCTGTCAACAAAGAGGATTATAGGTTGACCATTTGATGGAACTTGGATTGATCCTAGGGCTGTACCATCTGATATTATATCAGCAGATTCTTTATGTTCTATCTTGCTACCAGAAAGTCTGATTCCCATACGGTCAAAGTCTTTAGTTACTGTATATCCACCTGAGTTAAAGAAGTCAAAGATTCCCTTATCTGTAAAGGCATCATCTTGAGGTCCCTTAACTACCCTTAGTTCACTAAATTTTGAGTAGGCTTTGATATATTTTTTGTCAAGGACTCTTTCTTTTTTATCTTCTGATACGATAACATCAAAGCTATCATCACTCATTAGCTTGCGTCCTTCAAAGCCACCCATTCCTGTCTTTAGGTTGGTTGATTTTGAGCCATTTACTACTGGTACATCAATCTCTCCACCAAAGGCTATATATCCCCTAAAGCCATTTTGGGCTGCGCCTAGGGTTAGCTCATCGCCTTCTTTTACTAGATATGACCTATAATTTTCTATAGGTTCATCATTTAGCTTAGCTGAAAAATCTGCGCCTGTTAGAGCTATTAGCATAGGAGCGTTAAATTCAAAACTTGATCCCAAAAATGCCATCTCTATTACTTCGCTATCCATATCATTGCCTACAAGAATATTAGCAAGCCTTGCATTATAGTCATCAGCAAAACCAGAAACATTGATACCAATCTCTTGGTAACCGTATCTACCACTATCTTGGATGGTGGATAGCATACCACCATTTATTACTTCTACATTAGCCACGGAGTTGCTCCCTCTTAACTTCTTTTATGTTTACTTTATAAGTTCCAGCATTGACTTCTTCTGATATTTTATTATAGGTATCTTCATCAACAGATACATATCTAATATAGTCTCCAGCCTTGATAAATACTGGTGCTTCTAAGTTTGATGGATCATAAAGTTTTACCGGTGTTCTACCTATTAGTTGCCAGCCTCCTGGTGATTGGATTGGGTACATACCTGTTTGGCTACCTGCAATACCTACTGAACCTGGTACTATTTTTAGTCTAGGTGATGATAGTCTTGGTGTTGCTATTCTCTCATCTAGACCTCCTAGGTAGGTAAATCCTGGTAAGAATCCCATCATATAAACTAAATAGTCTACCCCAGTATGGATTTCTACTACTTCATCTTCGCTTAGATTAGCATTTTTAGCAACATTAGCAATATCAGGGCCATATTCTCCACCATATAGGGTAGGGATTTCTATTAATCTTACGCTGCCACTAGCTAAGTTACTATCTGCTATTTCTATACTAGATAGTTTTTCTACTAACTGTTCGTAGGTAAAAACTCTTGGGTCATAATTTATTAATATTGACCTATAGGTTGGTAGAATGTCTACTATCCCATCCAATTTTTGATCTTTGAGGTAACCTACTACTTGGGCTATGCTCGCATTGATTTCTTTACTAATTTCATTACCAAACTCCATTACAAGAGCGCTATCTCCTGATGGTAGGTATTTTATATTTTCCATATTATCGCTTCCTTTATATTCCTACACTTATCATATTAATTAATGTCTTTACACTCATGATACCCGTAAATATAACAACTAATATACCTAGTATATATAATAATTTTGAATGTTTATATTCACCAATTATTTCCTTTTTCCTAGTAGCTGCTAACATTACAGCCAAAGTGATTGGCAAGATAAATCCGTTTAGTGTTCCTACAACAACAAGTAATTTTTGTGGTTTTCCTATTATTATAAATACTATAGTTGATATAACTAAAAATATATTTGTTATTAGTGATTCCTTGTTAGCTACAGTAGTTGATAAGGTTTTTAGGAATGATACTGAGGTATATGCTGCACCAACTATTGGTGTTAGCGATGCTAAGAAGAATAATAAACCAAATATCTTATATCCTGTGTTACCTGCACCGACTCTGAAGGCTGTTGCTGCTATATCATTTGGATCTATTTGATCACGAGCTATTCTTAGTGCTCCTAGGATGGCTAGGAAAAGTAGGACCCTCATTATAAAGGCTACTACTATACCAAGCATAGCAGATTTGTTTACCTCATCTAAGTTCTCTTCTCCAGTGATGCCAGCATCTATAAGTCTGTGACCACCTGAGAAAATTATGTAACCACCTACTGTACCCCCTATTAGTGTAATTATTGCAGGAAATAGCTCAGCCATGGATTTTTCTGGCATAACCATTGAAGTGAAGGCCTCTCCCACAGGTGGTTTTGTTTTTATTGCTACAAATGTTATCAAAATAATCATTATGATTCCAAAATATTTTGATGTTTGGTCAAGGATTGTCTTTGCCTTAGGATTAGAAAATATTAAGATCCCTATTATACCACCAATAGCAGCACCAATTCTTGGATCTAGACCAAATAAAATATTTAGACCTATACCTGCTCCACCGACGTTACCTATATTAAAGGCAAGACCTCCAAGGGCAACTAGACCTGCAATAAAGTAACCTAGTCCCGGCAAAACCTTGTTGGCTATATCCTGGCCCCTCATTCCTGATACTGATATAACCCTCCATACATTTAGTTGGGCTATCAAGGAAATTAGCACTGATGATAGTACTACAAAGGCAAAGGCCTTATCTAGGTCATAGGTCAATTTTCCAGTTTGAGCTATAAAACCTGGTCCACATGAAGATGCTGCCATTAAGAAGGCAGCCCCAATAAGAACTGAAGGGTTAGACTTTTTACTTTTCATTGTCTTAACCTTAGAATCTCCCTGAGGTTCATAGGTTGTTTGCTCAGTTACTTTGTTCTTATTATTTTTGTTTTCTTGCATTTTACTTTCCTAAAAACTCTAGCAAAGGTGCAACTTTAATGCCTTCTTCTATTAGGCCTTCTTTTAAAATTCTTACGAACTCAAGGGCTTCTGGATTGTCCCCATGGACACAAATAGAATCAGCTACTATATCAATTTCTTTGCCATCTGCTGTAGTTACTTTGCCTTCTTTTACCATTTTTATTACTCTTGGTAGGGCTTCTTTAGGGTCTTTTACAAAGGCTCCTGGTAATTTTCTATTTACTAGAGTTCCATCTTCGTTGTATCCCCTATCAGCAAATACTTCTTGAGCGACTTTTAGGCCACGTTTTTTGCCTTCTTTAGCTATGTATGATCCAGATAATACCATTAGTATTAAATCTTTGTTATATTCTTCTACAGCATCTAATATTGCATTAGCAAGTTTTTCATCATTGCAGGCTGTATTGTAGAATGCTCCATGTAGTTTTACGTGTTGGAGGGTAGTTCCATGAGCTTTAGCAAAGGCTTCTAGGGCACCTACTTGGTATAAAAAGTATCCACGAGCTTCTGCTTCAGAAACATCCATCTTTCTTCTACCAAATCCCATCAAATCAGGGTATCCTGGGTGGGCTCCAATATTAACTCCTTTTTCTTGGGCTAGGGCGCAAGTCTTATCCATGATTAGTGGATCTCCAGCATGGTAACCACAAGCAAGATTGATACTTGTTACATATTTTACGATTTCCTCATCTAGGCCAAGTTTGTATGAACCAAATGATTCTCCAATGTCACTGTTTAAATCAACGTAATATTCCATTATTGACTCCTTTTTTTTATTCATTCTAATTAATTGTAGCACAAAACCGATTTCATGTAAATTTATTTCATTTTTTATTATTATTTTCTGATTGTAAAACGATATCAGATTAGTTAATATTCATATCTTTAGATAAAATCCCCAGGTCACGAAAGTGAACTGACCCCAAAAAGTTGGACCAACCAACTTAGGGAGGTCAGTTTTTTATGGCAAAATATAGTACAGAATTTAAATATAAAGTAGTTGAAAGATACTTAGAAGGTAACGAAGGTTATGAGTCCTTAGCTAAGATATTTAGCATCCCTGATAAAAAATTAATAAGAGTATGGGTAAACGCATATCAAACATTAGGTTATGATGGTTTAAAAAGATCTAGAAAAAAACAAAAATATTCTACAGAATTTAAGAGAAATGTAGTAAAGTTGTACTTAACAGAAGAATGGTCCTATCAAGACTTAGCCAACAATTTAGGTATAACAAATCCATCGATGATATGTACTTGGGTTGGCAAATATAGAAAACATGGAATTGAAGGACTAGAGCCCAAAAAACGAGGAAGGCCTTCAAATATGACTACTAATGAAGATAAAAAGACTAGTAAATCAATAGATAAAGAATATACACCAGAACAAAAAGATAGAATCAATGAACTAGAAGATCAAGTGTATTGGCTACAAATGGAAGTAGATTTCTTAAAAAAAAGAGAGAATTGAGACAAAGAGGCAAACTCAAAAAGAAGAAATAGCTAGTATAATACATGATCTTAGGTCAAAATACAAATTGAAAGATTTACTAATTAAATTCAACTTTCCAAAATCAACATATATGTATTGGCAAAAAAGATTTGATAGAACTAACAAAGATGCTGATTTAGAAGAAAAAATATTAAATATTAGAGCTAATCATAAAAATTATGGCTATCGTAGGATATATGGTCATTTAAGAAATCAAGGAATATTAATAAACAAAAAGAAAGTACAAAGATTAGTCCAAAAGCTAAAACTACAGGTTAAAATCTTTGGAAGAAAATCTAAGTATTCCTCATATAAAGGACATATAGGAAAGTTATCAGATAACTTAATAAATCGTAATTTTAAATCACCATTACCACATCAAAAGATAACAACAGATACATCAGAATTTAAATATTACACTACTGATGATAAAGGTAATACGAGAATAGGGAAACTGTACTTAAATGCATTTCTAGATATGTATAATGGTGAGATAATATCATATTCCATAAGTAAGAGACCAACAATGCAGGCGATTTTAGACCCACTAAAAGAAGCAATCAAGATAACAAGTGACTGTAAAGAAAGAATATTTCATTCAGATCAAGGATGGGGTTATCAAGTAAAACAATACACGAAAACACTTAAAGAATATGGAATAACCCAAAGTATGTCAAGAAAAGGAAATTGCTTAGATAATGCTCCAATGGAAAACTTCTTTGGAATATTAAAACAAGAAATGTATTATGGTCAAACTTACAAATCTTATGAACAATTAAAACAAGCTATAGATGTGTATATAAAATATTACAATGAAGAAAGAATAAAAGAAAAATTAGGATACTTATCACCAGTAGAATATAGAAGAAAGAATGCAGCTTAGAAATCGACTTTCCCCTAGGGGAAAGTGCAAACAAAAAACATCAGACACAAATTAAATCTATGTCTGATGTTAAGTCCAACTTTTTGGGGTCACCTTAAAGACCTGAGGATTTTTTGCTTATTATTTTATTAGTGATGCTAGGACTGATAATAATATCGGATTAAATATATCATCTATTATAACTGCAAAGGATGGATAGAATACCCAGGCTAGGTTGTGATAACCATATTCTTGCATTACTGCCTTAATGTTAGCAACTGCATTTGGACCTGATCCACAGCCCCAGCCACAGTTACCTGCAGCCATTACAGCAGCCCCATAATCCTTACCAAAGGCTCTAAAGGATACTGTCATAGTAAATACAGCTATTAGGATAGCTTGTAATACTAGGATGATTACAAGGGATGAGGCTTGAGAAGCTATAGCTGTGATATCTATTGTCATTAGTACCAAAGCTAAGTATAACTCTAGGAACATGTCCTGAATGGCTGTAACTTCTGGTATATACAACTCGCTATTTCTCTTTTCATTTATATTTCTAGCGATTGCCCCAGCAAATAAACAACCAATAAACTTAGGCATTTGAATCATTGGTATAAGGTCCAAGAGGTATTTTATAGGGATACCAAATGCCGCTATAAGTAAAGTCATAGCAAAGGCACGTATCATCTTGGTGTTATCTATCACTGGGAGCACATTATTCTTTGCTGTTTCTGGTTTATCATTTGGGTCAGCCTTAAGATTATTTTTCCTAATCAAGTATGCTGCAATTGGTCCGCCTATTAGCGATCCCATTATATTTCCCATGGTACCTGCAGCTACACCAAATTCTGTTACATTAGCTGGAGCTCCCATAGACTTAAATATAGGTCCAAATGCTGATGCAGTACCAACCCCTCCACTCATGGCTGCTGATGATGCCTGCAAGCCCAAAAATGGATTGAGACCTAGGGCCTTGGCAGCACCTAGACCCAATAGGTCTTGTAAGAGGATAAGTAGGCATGATACCCATGTTACCCTAATGACAAGCTTTTTTCCTGCACTTTTCATTAGGCTAGTAGAAAAGCTATAGCCTATGGCCAAGAAAAATAAGTTTTGGGCAAGGTCTTTGGTTACCTTGGCATCAAAGCTAAAGTCCATTATGCCAGCTGTTTTGATAATTGATACTATAAGTGAAAATATAATACCAGATACAACCGGGGCAGGGATGGCATATTTTTGTAGGGCCTTTGATTTGCCAACCAAAAACCTACCTAAAAATATAACTAGGGCAGCTATTCCAAGGGTAGTAAGGTACTCAACTTGAAAAGCTGGAGTAGTACCGGAAGTTTTAGTTATTTCTCCATAATAAGATAAAAAGTTATCCATTATTTCTCCTTCTAAATTTTAACCCTGGGTTAAAATTAAACAATACTTACGATTAGCCAAATAGACTTAGTAATACTCCTGCTGCAACAGCAGAACCTATAACACCTGACACATTTGGTCCCATAGCATTCATTAGTAGGAAGTTACTTGGGTCAGCTTCTTGGCCTACAGTGTTTGATACTCTGGCAGCCATAGGTACAGCTGATACACCAGCAGATCCTATTAGTG
This genomic window contains:
- a CDS encoding NRAMP family divalent metal transporter — encoded protein: MQENKNNKNKVTEQTTYEPQGDSKVKTMKSKKSNPSVLIGAAFLMAASSCGPGFIAQTGKLTYDLDKAFAFVVLSSVLISLIAQLNVWRVISVSGMRGQDIANKVLPGLGYFIAGLVALGGLAFNIGNVGGAGIGLNILFGLDPRIGAAIGGIIGILIFSNPKAKTILDQTSKYFGIIMIILITFVAIKTKPPVGEAFTSMVMPEKSMAELFPAIITLIGGTVGGYIIFSGGHRLIDAGITGEENLDEVNKSAMLGIVVAFIMRVLLFLAILGALRIARDQIDPNDIAATAFRVGAGNTGYKIFGLLFFLASLTPIVGAAYTSVSFLKTLSTTVANKESLITNIFLVISTIVFIIIGKPQKLLVVVGTLNGFILPITLAVMLAATRKKEIIGEYKHSKLLYILGILVVIFTGIMSVKTLINMISVGI
- the ltrA gene encoding group II intron reverse transcriptase/maturase, which encodes MKETNHDKDCRKSTRLIKDSSASENKLAGHSHEKINSKENTKNELIGKILHRNNLNEAFKKVKSKKGTAGIDVITTEELLEYLKENKEKILGQIRARKYKPKPVKRVQIPKSNGKKRNLGIPTTTDRVIQQAIAQKLSPIYEKKFSENSYGFRPNRSAHDALKRIKEIAEEGNTWVVDLDLEKYFETVNQSKLIQILSEEIKDGDVISLIHKYLKSGIMIDGIKVKSDKGVAQGGPLSPLLANIYLNEADQEFGKWGYKFVRYADDMLIFARNRKAAERYYKRVKKLLEGKLKLKVNEEKTSIRKLSQTKYLGYGFYHNNGTQLKVHKESLKKLKAKLKEVTNRSNALGYKQRRIKINQIIRGWIQYFKLANMRSHLQKLDEWLRRRIRMCAWKSWKKVKTKFTNLVKLGTAKFQAWQWANTRKSYWRIAKSPVLNRALNNKRIAERGYISLVSYYNKVHIKL
- a CDS encoding 5-oxoprolinase subunit C family protein, with amino-acid sequence MANVEVINGGMLSTIQDSGRYGYQEIGINVSGFADDYNARLANILVGNDMDSEVIEMAFLGSSFEFNAPMLIALTGADFSAKLNDEPIENYRSYLVKEGDELTLGAAQNGFRGYIAFGGEIDVPVVNGSKSTNLKTGMGGFEGRKLMSDDSFDVIVSEDKKERVLDKKYIKAYSKFSELRVVKGPQDDAFTDKGIFDFFNSGGYTVTKDFDRMGIRLSGSKIEHKESADIISDGTALGSIQVPSNGQPIILFVDRQTTGGYTKVGTIITADLHKLGKLNYKDKVIFTEVSPKEANDLARAYYDTFDKIKAELN
- the pxpB gene encoding 5-oxoprolinase subunit PxpB, producing MENIKYLPSGDSALVMEFGNEISKEINASIAQVVGYLKDQKLDGIVDILPTYRSILINYDPRVFTYEQLVEKLSSIEIADSNLASGSVRLIEIPTLYGGEYGPDIANVAKNANLSEDEVVEIHTGVDYLVYMMGFLPGFTYLGGLDERIATPRLSSPRLKIVPGSVGIAGSQTGMYPIQSPGGWQLIGRTPVKLYDPSNLEAPVFIKAGDYIRYVSVDEDTYNKISEEVNAGTYKVNIKEVKREQLRG
- a CDS encoding IS3 family transposase; this encodes MASIIHDLRSKYKLKDLLIKFNFPKSTYMYWQKRFDRTNKDADLEEKILNIRANHKNYGYRRIYGHLRNQGILINKKKVQRLVQKLKLQVKIFGRKSKYSSYKGHIGKLSDNLINRNFKSPLPHQKITTDTSEFKYYTTDDKGNTRIGKLYLNAFLDMYNGEIISYSISKRPTMQAILDPLKEAIKITSDCKERIFHSDQGWGYQVKQYTKTLKEYGITQSMSRKGNCLDNAPMENFFGILKQEMYYGQTYKSYEQLKQAIDVYIKYYNEERIKEKLGYLSPVEYRRKNAA
- a CDS encoding NAD(P)-dependent oxidoreductase, which gives rise to MKALIIDYMSDKIDKGLEELGIEFDKEMLPSKEKLMELIPAYDMLIMRVDPFIDKDIMDKGENLKAIFVGSTGTNHIDKEYAKEKGIEIYNSPGLNANAVAELVIAKILDLYRNTVQAQNEIKVDGIWNKYRWIGRELRNKTIGIIGYGAIGRRVGEIANVFHMDVLASDPFLTEADIKEDYTKLTDLDEIFEKADVITLHIPLTPDTKDMIAKEQLEKMKDDAIIINAARGGIVNEDDLYDALQNKVIGGANFDTISNELGAGGLDSTDTHVESKLFECDRFYITPHIGGSTHDSQDDIGDVVLENIKKQFSL
- a CDS encoding nitrilase-related carbon-nitrogen hydrolase; translation: MKISLIEPALKRLDDTYNYKLIEDLIKKSGDQNPDVIVLPEIFNTGEIDPLAIKIADKQGQKTKEILSTLAKELRSYIIGGSILDNRCGKVYNTSYVFDRDGKVIGSYDKAHLYKASGEKDFITPGDSRLIFEIDGVKCGLLICYDIEFAPWVTSYALDDVEVLFNPACWHEDWIINYDSLLRARAIENQMFVVGVNSTGRAYEGHYGGHSQIVGPMANYIIDPNKPGPIKTAKLDLSTAKEYKETFKILADRREDLYKKIYK
- a CDS encoding sodium/glutamate symporter; its protein translation is MDNFLSYYGEITKTSGTTPAFQVEYLTTLGIAALVIFLGRFLVGKSKALQKYAIPAPVVSGIIFSLIVSIIKTAGIMDFSFDAKVTKDLAQNLFFLAIGYSFSTSLMKSAGKKLVIRVTWVSCLLILLQDLLGLGAAKALGLNPFLGLQASSAAMSGGVGTASAFGPIFKSMGAPANVTEFGVAAGTMGNIMGSLIGGPIAAYLIRKNNLKADPNDKPETAKNNVLPVIDNTKMIRAFAMTLLIAAFGIPIKYLLDLIPMIQMPKFIGCLFAGAIARNINEKRNSELYIPEVTAIQDMFLELYLALVLMTIDITAIASQASSLVIILVLQAILIAVFTMTVSFRAFGKDYGAAVMAAGNCGWGCGSGPNAVANIKAVMQEYGYHNLAWVFYPSFAVIIDDIFNPILLSVLASLIK
- a CDS encoding helix-turn-helix domain-containing protein, translated to MAKYSTEFKYKVVERYLEGNEGYESLAKIFSIPDKKLIRVWVNAYQTLGYDGLKRSRKKQKYSTEFKRNVVKLYLTEEWSYQDLANNLGITNPSMICTWVGKYRKHGIEGLEPKKRGRPSNMTTNEDKKTSKSIDKEYTPEQKDRINELEDQVYWLQMEVDFLKKREN
- a CDS encoding LamB/YcsF family protein encodes the protein MEYYVDLNSDIGESFGSYKLGLDEEIVKYVTSINLACGYHAGDPLIMDKTCALAQEKGVNIGAHPGYPDLMGFGRRKMDVSEAEARGYFLYQVGALEAFAKAHGTTLQHVKLHGAFYNTACNDEKLANAILDAVEEYNKDLILMVLSGSYIAKEGKKRGLKVAQEVFADRGYNEDGTLVNRKLPGAFVKDPKEALPRVIKMVKEGKVTTADGKEIDIVADSICVHGDNPEALEFVRILKEGLIEEGIKVAPLLEFLGK